DNA from Cotesia glomerata isolate CgM1 linkage group LG10, MPM_Cglom_v2.3, whole genome shotgun sequence:
aaaaaaaaatactcgtccagaaaattgaaaaatctacacgagtattttttaatctaaaaatttttgtttttttctaaattacaagattttttttaaaaaatagcggTTTTCAGCGAATTTTAGgctgaaaaattgaaaaagtgaaaaataaaaaaaatactcgtcTAGATTTcgggaaattataaaaaaataattaaatttgtaaaaatttttaaaggaaaaacacttaatcataaaattcaatttcgaattaaggtaaaagccccaatagatgatcacgtaccagtatatgatcactccatgtatttgtatatttatattcataaatataggtatacaaatacatggagtgatcatatactgatACATGAttatctattggggcttttaccttataactcgaatatttattatttgaaatttttaaaaaaatattcgtttagaaaattcaaaaatctagacgagtattttttcaaaatttgaaaaaaaaaatttcttttcaaattacaggcttttttatttttaaaatggcgggtgtcggctaacttcaggGTCATAAACTGCAATAGCTTTATAATCATGAGTGCAACAAGGATAGTATTGTTTCTTGCAGTGAGTGCGACGCGACAAAAAGAGGAGATCGGCTGTTGCGTGTAATTTTCTTTCTCTTTTTCGATACTAACGCCATCTTGAACGTGTTTACCTTTTCCATTTGACATGATGACATGTGAGGTTGTTGTTTACtttagtcatttattttaatgctaCATTTGTCAAGAttcttcattaataatttctcGTAACAATATTATTGCTATGTGTGATATcgataataagtaaaaaaaataataaatagagtATTTTCGTAAACAATCATCATGGTAGAAGAGGTCGTAAGTCCCTGTAACAAATCCAAGGTAGTTAACAATTATATtacttgttatttattatcatttttataccttaattttttgaatataataaaatttaaacattaattgttttattttacagaATAAAACAGCAAGACCCAGACCAGTCTATTTGTGGAATGTACTGGATGTACAAAAATGGTTAAGACGACACTGCAGCGATTATTATCAGCtttatcatgaaaaatttttatacgtaagttttttaaatattcctCTCTGAAAAAAATGGTACTGAAAGTAAcagacatctgaaaatttttcataaactaataattaatagaaattttactttttgcactaagttatttttttaatgaaaccAACAATAAGTCAGTTGTTTGCAAATTTCAgtattatctaaaaaaataaacttattacaataaatataaataagtaattaattatagcaTGACATTACTGGACGCGTCCTCTTGAGAATAAACGAGAACATTCTACTTCGTCTTGGTATCGACAATGAGGAACATCGGATGGATATTTGTCGAGAAATAATGAAACTTCATTTAAAAACTGATATTTTAGAAATACGCGATATTGAACGGCGAAacaattatgattaattagcTGATTTGTTTATGAGATAGCCAGGTATATttccattaattaaaataagtttttgtttatagttatttttattagtgtacaaatacagaaaattttaatatttttacagtaacaatttttattgattaaatcttaaaattttaacaataatagtaataattattcaattaatttaagaatagtTAGCCATAGAAAATCATAACGTAACCTATTTACagtgaaaatatatatattaattttttttctgctctGTCTGTGACTAGAATACATAAATATGGCGTTTAcacttaattattatcattaaactatatatatacatatataattcaTATGGCGCAATAAGATGACATGAATCATGTAATTTCactataatgataattatcttGTCACTGTTTTCTCAAGTTAAacttattttacttaaaaaatattattatcattacaattatatttacatttttaagtattttataatattatatacatataattattaatattatgattattattttcattatatgaatttaatgatacttattaaataactGTTGTATCATTATAGACACAATTCCTTGAGATCACTTGAATTGTTTTGTGCGCGTTTATGTTTGTCagcataaacataaaaatccGTAGCAAGCGTTTCATTGTTTTCTGTATTGGTGGCCATTGTCaattttgttgttttattTCGACAATTAGTACGTTGTGctcgatttaaataattgttatttcgTGGTTCCATTTTAGTCTGGGTAGGTTTTATCGGCATTCTGGACGAATCACGGAGAGATACACCTCTACAGATGGATGAATTTGCTGAATAATTGTTTCCTTGAGCATGTTTACGCCAGTCGTACCTTTAATCAAAcagaataaaaacaaaaattcaattatttaattacgataaaagtattttttttttttttttaattaaattaagaggAGAATTTCGTTGTTAGTTAAGAGGATAATAAAGAATGTTATtgactaaaataatataaattaaatttatgatagtgTACAGTAGTCTCAACTACCTTGTACGCGATCGATGACTTGTGCAAAGAATACATTTATCTGATGTTAAATGGGTGAAAGGTGAGagcttattttaaattcagttCAGACTAGGTCAAAGATAATACGCCAACTTGTTAAATGGAAAGTTTACGATATTATATCTTATTTAAGCCATCATTCattaaagattagaaatagtagaaaaaaaaaaattaggaaaatggttgacTCTCAAGGCCATCCCTACAACTTTCCACTCATTCCGTATTTATTAAGCGCTCAAACTTtaacttattacttttttgagctcttcgagctcaaaagtataattttcgtgtcattttgagctctccgagctcaaaagtctgataaaaatttaataaaacattttttggattttcaaaccgcaacaacttttgaatgaatgaaccgattttcacgcggttggcggcattcaacgcagttctTGAAGCATTATGAAAAACATTTAAGTTTAAACTGATCGAACTatgaatttcgaagtaattccgataaaacacttttttcggtttttttttttcgttaaagaAGTTCGAGCGttactaatgagtcaaaataatgttaaaattttttttaaattttagtcttTCCAATATTCGtcataattctttattttaatttaaaataatttaagcaatttaataattgatgatttttacttatttaataaagtaaagtaataaaatgactttcgtataattacttgccggaataaaaaacagatttggcaatagcgcgcttgattatacccataactgagacgtggatgagtgagtgagttaaacatttctctctctgtaactatatttctatccttttcttttttctcagctgttgacgcgatgttgtcaaatctttattcgaataaatggctgacgataaacgagttacaaacataaaatttgactttaaatatttcaaaaattatatcggtaatgtattattattaaattgtttttatattttgcaataatccaagtttcttgtgtatagttttttatccgttaaagttgggaggttaatattgaaaaaaataattaaagtctcgacaaaagtttgtccgccataagagcccgtgtataaggagataaaatatgtgattttaaaaatttaatgtctaagtaactaaacggtgaatcttttttaaattttgggattaaataaattacgtatttatttatacgtatacttaatttcaaagctcaaagttggaaattattttttacattagattcgctcgaacctccttaaCGATAATTCACGAACGAAACAATCGATTTTGACCACCTTGgaggcaatcgacgtggttttttttttaagttaaaagctgattagtttttggaactgagcggtaaagccgttttaaagttattccaaaaaaaccacattaaaaaaaatttttttttgtagtttttttgaaatttctcacAATCTACCTGTTCGAAttggtccaaattgtattcaaaatctaagtctGGTCAAGCCccttcgaatggcaccaaccgcgatgaaatcggtcaagccgttcaaaagttatgagaggtttacatacggccacacatacatacagacatatggacatcatcgcggaaacattcggggaagcttcctggGACCTcaaaacttgatttttgaaaaacagggtaaattcaataacttcccaacttttgaaaattttcaattttcttagcgggaagttaaaaagaaaaaaaaattagggaaATGATTAATTTACCTAAGGATGTACTTGAATGATGTCCTGGTGCTCTGTGTTTTATCCATATCGTAACTATCTATTGGATGATTCGTTGACCATCTTCTAGATGTAAACGGACATCTTTGTTTAAAttctcttttaaatttttcctaatataaaaaaaataataataatctgaaTTAATCAGTTGAAGATTAAAAAAGCCAACACTGTAGAACTGTTTACTTACATTGTAAATTCCATAGATAAAAGGGTTGTAACAACTGTTTGACATAGCCAACCAGTCGAAACAAAAccatataatatttatatatctgtATCTAAATTAAAAAGGTGTTAatctgttaattatttattagttgagCAATAAATTCATTGACAAGTATAATTAATCACTTATCACTATTTGCATAAATTTGGCTTGACACaatcgaattattttatttgaaacagCTTCGCGTcaatactaactttatttaaattcgaattgataaattaaataatttaacggACTAATGctgatgataattttatttaaattcaatagatttaattaatttatcgctGACACTCAATATCAATTATATCTAAACCAAgtatttaaatagtaataacagtaataaatTGTGTCGACAACTTACTCATTTATTTCTGGGTAATTGTACTGTAGAACATTGTAGGTTTGGAGGGGAAGCCAACAGATTGCAAAGAGCGCGACTACTATAACTAGCATTTTAATAACCTAccgaagaataaaaaatattattacaagggaaaaatttttctttatacctTTTAtgcattatttaatgaatgttattaaattttttactttagcttactttttttttatttttcataaggTTTGCGTCACGTGAATCTTGTGCATTGCCGGGTGCTTTACTGCCCCAAAGCCTAAGCGCCATTCGTGTATATACACACGATATTATTGATAGTGGAGTTAGGTattgtaaaaatccaagtaatgCTCGATAAGTCAGCATTGATTTTTCCGACATATTTTCATTTTGACAAAACGGCCGTAAATGTAGTCGTCCTGTTTTATGAAtttgttgttttaattattattattaaaataatattatcgtATACCATACGGTCAAAACAAACATTTTCAAcatttattatgttttataaacataaaatgTCACCTTGTTTATTCATCAGAgcaaatacattttatttttataattgactTATTTTCGGTTGTTACTAGTTAATTACGTTTTACACACGGGGAGAATTGATTCATCAAAGCCACAACAAATACATTTAGTTGATTAAAGATTCTCTATCGTcatgttatatatttattttaaatttaatactcaTAAAATTTAAGGGTTATTAGATTATTAGATTATTAGACTTTGTAACGCGGACATTTGGTATAATCGTGAtaaaatgatgataaaaacTGTATCGTACCCggataaaacttttaataaaaatgaacgattaaagttatttaaactttttatcaaatcattataattttttacctgcAATATTCTCTGGTATAAAAATAACTCGAAGTGCAGCAGCCATAGGAGCTGCTAAAACTCCACTTATCACCCAAATCCCAGCGATGATCATTTTAGCTCTGAGCTTACTCGGAcgtgcactgaaaaaaaaaattaaaccttctttaataaaattaaaaccatAATGAAGGTTGTTtgtacattataaaattaaatttaatcttttgAAGCTCCCAAAAAGACAGATGAAATGACCGGTTAGGGTATGCATTGTTTGCAGAGTGTTTTACTCCTTTTATATGTACACTCTTGTGTACTTTAATGTTGACCCATATTTTCATtaagtatattattattttttatattaatgccTCTTCAAATGAAATAACTTTTACCTTAAAGGTTTTAATATCGCTCGATGTCGGTCTATAGCGATTGCTGTCAATGTAAATACAGATACATTAACGCAGAGCACTTGGACAAATGGACAAAATGCGCACATGAAATGTGGTAAATTCCATCTCTGAAGCAATGCTGCctgaaactattttttaaaaatttacttttatgatACGTGACCGttcagaataaatttatttcgcttttaaaatatattttatagctatgacagtgataattttatttcgtgaataaatcttaaattttctcTAATTAAAGCAAAACTTACTTGAAATGGAATAACAAAAAGTCCAATTACAATATCAGCGAGCGCGAGATTAGCAATAAAGCAATTAGTAACGCTTTGCATTCGTCTGGAAGTCGCAATAATCCACATCACCAGAGAATT
Protein-coding regions in this window:
- the LOC123273463 gene encoding protein aveugle, translating into MVEEVVSPCNKSKNKTARPRPVYLWNVLDVQKWLRRHCSDYYQLYHEKFLYHDITGRVLLRINENILLRLGIDNEEHRMDICREIMKLHLKTDILEIRDIERRNNYD
- the LOC123273462 gene encoding RYamide receptor, with the protein product MTNISWFPEDGIIEPLFPTNLNETYGFNDSETLLYDDIDSLYDVPVGIIFLLSICYGSISVLAVVGNSLVMWIIATSRRMQSVTNCFIANLALADIVIGLFVIPFQFQAALLQRWNLPHFMCAFCPFVQVLCVNVSVFTLTAIAIDRHRAILKPLSARPSKLRAKMIIAGIWVISGVLAAPMAAALRVIFIPENIAGRLHLRPFCQNENMSEKSMLTYRALLGFLQYLTPLSIISCVYTRMALRLWGSKAPGNAQDSRDANLMKNKKKVIKMLVIVVALFAICWLPLQTYNVLQYNYPEINEYRYINIIWFCFDWLAMSNSCYNPFIYGIYNEKFKREFKQRCPFTSRRWSTNHPIDSYDMDKTQSTRTSFKYILRYDWRKHAQGNNYSANSSICRGVSLRDSSRMPIKPTQTKMEPRNNNYLNRAQRTNCRNKTTKLTMATNTENNETLATDFYVYADKHKRAQNNSSDLKELCL